One stretch of Pseudomonas fluorescens Q2-87 DNA includes these proteins:
- a CDS encoding MmgE/PrpD family protein, with amino-acid sequence MSLFEFCRDFDLQQAPAHTQAILRNSLLDIVGVMAGAASNDTSEIMRSYARLHYPGGVYTSRLMFDGQRVSMLGAAWAGGFSADSLDAHEGHFKSKGHAGATVVPALLALADALHHNGLEISGHELLSVLCIGYETALRAGTALMATSPTYHASGGFSAMGVVCAGARLLEFDEPTFRHALGIAEYFSARCPMMRVVLAPTMLRDAHGAGAYVGLNALLMAQAGMTGAPAEIVEDPSVAPHWADIGNRWEIDSQYFKPWPVCRWAQPALTAMLELQRQHPEVSASTLETIRVETFFESMCLQGHTPRNADEAQYALAFPLAALIVRGKLGPDEITGGSITAPDILSLSSRIEIVEAADISARFPDEILSRLTLTLKDGTIIVSPVTAAKGDPHTAMTAAELDGKFDLFSSNLGVERSLAVKHAIHSLGQAHSAITTLEPIFSGVTHSEEAADR; translated from the coding sequence ATGTCACTGTTCGAATTTTGTCGCGATTTCGATCTCCAACAAGCACCCGCCCACACGCAAGCGATACTCAGAAACAGCCTGTTGGATATCGTCGGTGTGATGGCCGGTGCGGCATCCAATGACACCAGCGAGATAATGCGCAGCTATGCACGCCTCCACTACCCCGGTGGTGTGTACACCAGTCGGCTGATGTTCGATGGCCAGCGCGTCAGTATGCTTGGAGCCGCCTGGGCTGGCGGATTTTCCGCAGACAGCCTGGACGCTCACGAAGGGCACTTCAAATCCAAAGGGCACGCCGGCGCAACGGTGGTTCCGGCGTTGCTGGCCCTGGCCGACGCATTGCACCACAACGGCCTGGAGATCAGCGGGCACGAACTTCTTTCGGTGCTGTGCATTGGCTATGAAACCGCGCTGCGCGCTGGCACTGCATTGATGGCAACCTCACCCACCTACCACGCTTCTGGTGGTTTTTCCGCCATGGGCGTGGTGTGTGCTGGAGCACGATTGCTTGAGTTCGATGAGCCGACCTTTCGGCACGCATTGGGCATTGCCGAGTATTTCAGCGCACGCTGCCCAATGATGCGTGTGGTGCTGGCACCGACCATGTTGCGCGATGCACATGGAGCAGGCGCTTACGTTGGCTTGAATGCACTGTTGATGGCGCAGGCAGGCATGACCGGTGCCCCCGCGGAGATCGTGGAAGACCCAAGTGTCGCGCCGCACTGGGCGGATATAGGAAACCGCTGGGAAATCGATAGCCAGTACTTCAAACCATGGCCCGTATGCCGATGGGCACAACCCGCCTTGACGGCAATGCTTGAATTACAGCGCCAGCATCCCGAAGTGAGCGCGAGCACTCTTGAAACAATTCGCGTGGAAACGTTCTTCGAATCGATGTGCCTGCAGGGCCATACCCCACGTAACGCAGATGAAGCCCAATACGCGTTGGCGTTTCCGCTGGCAGCGCTGATTGTGCGAGGCAAGCTGGGGCCTGATGAAATCACGGGGGGCTCAATCACCGCACCCGATATTCTCTCGCTGAGTTCACGCATCGAGATTGTCGAAGCGGCGGATATTTCCGCGCGTTTCCCGGATGAAATTCTTTCCAGACTTACCCTTACCTTGAAAGACGGTACGATCATCGTCAGCCCTGTGACAGCGGCAAAAGGTGATCCGCACACCGCGATGACGGCCGCTGAGCTGGATGGAAAATTCGACCTGTTCAGTAGCAATCTTGGAGTTGAACGAAGCCTTGCGGTGAAGCACGCGATTCATTCATTGGGTCAGGCGCACTCAGCCATTACGACGCTGGAGCCTATATTTTCAGGCGTTACGCATTCCGAGGAAGCGGCTGATCGATAA
- a CDS encoding LysR substrate-binding domain-containing protein, protein MSKHVDPDSILLKMPSLRAVKAFVAAAKYESFTLGAEALCVSQAAISRQIRELEEYLGAQLFNRVGRAVELTSAGAVFFDAAQLSFVNIAQAAERIRSSQSSKKMLTVCCSPAFSALWLSDHLPEFIRQNPGIELNLVTTQNFLTMEPGVQPDVFITKMARVRDDYKSYPLCHDVIYPVCSPQFLEQHPEISTIEGLRDSALLNLSPYGRSQVAEHVDWGVWFAFQSIDIDDRPQDSPQIFNANDYNLLISMVLTHQGIALGWNHLVTRLVERGVLVRPIQQQVQLRNSSHYLSCRENAENEDELRRFREWLLAKFPR, encoded by the coding sequence CCCTGACAGCATTCTGCTGAAAATGCCGTCGTTGAGGGCCGTGAAAGCGTTTGTAGCGGCTGCCAAGTACGAGAGCTTCACTCTCGGCGCCGAGGCGCTTTGTGTTTCGCAGGCGGCTATCAGCCGGCAGATTCGCGAGCTGGAGGAGTACTTGGGTGCGCAGCTTTTCAACCGCGTAGGGCGTGCTGTCGAACTGACTTCTGCCGGGGCAGTGTTCTTTGATGCCGCGCAGCTGTCATTTGTAAACATCGCCCAGGCAGCCGAGCGAATCCGCAGCAGCCAGTCCTCCAAAAAAATGCTGACCGTCTGCTGCTCTCCCGCCTTTTCCGCCCTATGGCTGTCAGACCACCTGCCCGAATTCATCAGACAAAACCCCGGCATTGAGTTGAACCTGGTCACGACGCAGAACTTCCTGACCATGGAGCCCGGGGTACAGCCGGACGTCTTCATTACCAAAATGGCCCGTGTCCGGGACGACTATAAAAGCTACCCGTTGTGCCATGACGTGATCTATCCCGTGTGCAGCCCGCAATTTTTGGAGCAACACCCGGAAATCTCGACGATCGAAGGCCTGAGAGACTCAGCCCTGCTGAACCTGAGCCCCTACGGACGATCCCAGGTAGCCGAGCACGTTGACTGGGGTGTCTGGTTTGCCTTTCAGTCGATTGACATTGATGATCGCCCGCAAGACAGCCCCCAGATTTTCAATGCCAACGACTACAACTTGCTGATCAGCATGGTGCTGACCCACCAAGGTATCGCCCTGGGTTGGAACCACCTGGTTACCCGGCTGGTAGAGCGTGGGGTGTTGGTGCGGCCGATCCAGCAGCAAGTTCAGCTGCGCAACAGTTCGCACTACTTAAGCTGTCGAGAAAACGCCGAGAACGAAGATGAGCTGCGCCGGTTTCGTGAATGGCTCCTGGCCAAGTTCCCCCGCTGA